TGGCCCCTGTGGGTGCCCCGACCGGCGGTGAAATTGCGTGGAATTCCTACGGGTACAAAATGAACAAAGCGAACGGCGGCTCGGTTCTGCCGTCCGAACCGCTCAAAATCGGCATCAAAATACAAGCGAGTGCGAAGGCCGAAATCGGTGACTTTGTCTGGCTGGATCAAAATGAGAACGGCATCCAAGACGCTTCTGAATCCGGTGTAAACGGCGTCAAGGTGGAGTTGTACAACGAAGCGGGCACGAAGCTTGCCGAAACGCTCACCGGGAATGACTTTGGGGGGAATCCGGGGTACTTTTTGTTCCCGAACCTCGATCCCGGGAAGTATTCTCTCACCTTCCGTCCTTCGGCCACCTATGAAGGCGCGACGTTGGCCGGTCGTGGATCAGACAGGGGCCTTGATTCAGATGCCGACCCCGCAACCGGTTCAACCGCTTTGATCACACTTGGAGACGGGGAGAAAAACCACTCCGTCGACGCAGGTCTGGTTTTGAAAAAGGCGGTTCTGGGCGACTATGTATGGCTCGATGTCAATGACAACGGGCAACAGGACCCCGGTGAAGCCGGCAAAAACGGACTGAAAGTTGAATTGTACAACGGGGTGGGTCAGTTGCTGTCCAGCACCACGACCGCCGCGAACAACGGCAAGGACGGTTACTACGAGTTCCGAAAGCTCGAACCGGGTACGTACCAAGTCAAAGTGAGTCTCCCGTCCGGCGCGTACCGGTTTGCGAAAGAAAACCAAGGATCGGACACGAGCCTCGATTCGGACATCGACCTCAACACCGGGAAAAGCAATCTGATCAACTTGGCGCAGGGCGAAGAGAACATGACGGTCGATGCCGGGATCGTTCTCTTGCCGGTCGGGTCGGTTGGGGACTTTGTCTGGGTGGACGCGAACCGCAACGGAATCCAAGACCTGACCGAAACAGGCTTGAACCAAGTGAAGGTTCAACTCTATAACGATCAAAATGTACTTCTCGCGCAAACGGTCACCGCCGACCATGCCGGAAAGCCCGGCTATTACGCGTTCGACAATTTGACGACCGGCAACTACTATGTCAAATTCGTCGTGCCGTACGCGATCACGACCAAACACGCAGGGATTCTGACGGACAAAGACTCTGATGCAAATGCACAGGGACAAACAGACGTCTTCACCCTGCTGCCGGGTCAGAACCTCGATACGATCGATGCGGGGGTTGTCATCCCCGACGCAGGCAGCAATCCACCCGCGTCTCCCAAAGGAAGTATTGGGGATCGTGTTTGGATCGATGCCAACGCAAACGGTGTTCAGGACGCCGATGAGACAGGGCGAAATGGGATATCCGTGGAGCTGTACAACGCCAAAAACGAGCTCGTCTCCTCTGTCGTAACGGCAGATCGAGATGGAAAAGCGGGTTCGTATCTCTTCGACCAACTGGAACCGGGGAACTACCAAGTCCGATTCCGATTGCCTGCGGGCCTGTGGTTTACGGGTCTTCACCAAGGCAAGTCTTTGGCATTGGATTCAGATGCCGATCCGTTTACGGGTCGCACGAGTGTGATTGCACTGGGCATCGGAGAGAACAATGCCACCGTTGATGCCGGTTTGCTCCTGACCGAGCCTACTGCGGCACGCGGTCAGATCGGTGACTTCGTATGGCTTGACCTCCATGCAAACGGAATTCAAGATGCGGACGAGCCCGGCCTGAACGGGGTGAGCGTTCAGTTGTACGACAAGGCCGGACATCTGGTGAGCACGGCAAAGACAAGCGGGGATTCGGGCAAACCGGGATCGTACCTGTTCTCCGACTTGCCCGAGGGCGAGTACCGTTTGAAATTTACGGCTCCTGAAGGGTACAAGTTCACATCGGTTGCCGCGAGCGGTGATGGTCTCTTGGACTCCAACGCGGACGCTGAGGGCTGGACGAAGGTGATCCACTTGGGCGCTGGAGAATCCAATCTCACAGTGGACGCAGGGGTTGTCAAAACGGACGAAGCAACTCTTCCAATCCCGGTTCCTACTCCTGTTGACAATCCGAAAACACCCGACCCGGTCAACGAGCAGACTCCTGCCGTTCCCGCCAAGCAGACCGGACACCAACTGCTCCCGCAAACAGGGGAGCGGGAACCGATTCTGCCGTGGGTTGGATGGGCGGTCGTCCTCTTGGCCGGCAGCTTGCTTTTGCTACGTCGATACACCAAATCATCCTAAGAAAAAAGCGTCTTCGAGCAGGTTTCCCTGCTTGCGGACGCTTTTTGTTTTGTCTGGACATACTACCCATGTATCTTGAGAGACAAAAAGGAGGGAATTCATCATGGGACGCAAGCGTCGCGGCGTTATGTCGGAACACCTGAAGATCGAAGCCGCCAAGGAATTGGGCATCTACGACACGGTGCAACAGGAAGGCTGGGGCGGCATCACGGCGAAAGATGCGGGCAACATCGTCAAACGAGCCCTGCAAATCGCGGAACGGGCGATGGCGAACCAAGAGCGATGATCTCCCCGGGCCAGAGCTGTGGCTCTGGTCTTTCTCTACAACCTGATCGACCTCATGAATAATCGCCCCGCAAAAAAGGGCAGACTTACATCCTGAACATGTCTACGTACCCAAAGCGAGGAGGCAAACGGATTGAGTACTCGATCTGGTAAATTGGTCATCATCGGCGGGGCAGAGGATAAGAAAAACGACATGACCATCCTCCGCGAAGTCGTTCGCCTCGCAGGCGGCAAACACGCCCGCATCGTGGTGATGACGGTTGCGACCGAACTTCCCATCGAAGTCGGGGCCGACTACATCGAAGTGTTCGATACGATCGGCGTCGCGGACGTCCGCATGTTCGACGTCTCGACCCGTGAAGCAGCCAACGCCAAGAGTGCGATCAAGGCGATCGAAGACGCAACGTGCGTCTTTTTTACAGGCGGAGATCAGGTTCGCGTCACCAAGCTCCTCGGGGGCACCAAAATGGACGCGGCACTCCACGAACGTCACGAATCCGGCCTGTTGCTGGCCGGCACCTCCGCCGGTGCTTCGATGATGTCAAGCACCATGATCGTCTCCGGCATCTCGGAGACCAACCCCAAAATCGGCATCGTCGAGATGGCACCGGGCATGGAATTCATCTCCGGCGTCGTCATCGACCAACACTTTGCCCAACGGGGGCGCTTCGGACGTTTGTTCTCTGCCGTAGCGCAGTACCCGCACCACATGGGGCTTGGCATTGACGAGAACACCGCGATGATCGTCGACGGTCTTGAGTTCACCGTCATCGGAGCCGGAGCCGTCAATGTGATTGATGCAGGCGCTCTTACGCATTCCAACATCGAAGATGTCAGCAAAGGGGACGACTTGGCCCTATGCGGCATCAAAGTGCATATCTTGCCGAGCGGCTACGGCTTTCACTTGCGCGATCGGACTACGATTGCAAGACAACGAGGAGTGGACAACGAATGAAAATCGAGGATATTCGGTACATCTCAGGACCGAATCTCTACTCGCATCAACCTGCCATGGTGATG
This region of Tumebacillus amylolyticus genomic DNA includes:
- a CDS encoding cyanophycinase yields the protein MSTRSGKLVIIGGAEDKKNDMTILREVVRLAGGKHARIVVMTVATELPIEVGADYIEVFDTIGVADVRMFDVSTREAANAKSAIKAIEDATCVFFTGGDQVRVTKLLGGTKMDAALHERHESGLLLAGTSAGASMMSSTMIVSGISETNPKIGIVEMAPGMEFISGVVIDQHFAQRGRFGRLFSAVAQYPHHMGLGIDENTAMIVDGLEFTVIGAGAVNVIDAGALTHSNIEDVSKGDDLALCGIKVHILPSGYGFHLRDRTTIARQRGVDNE
- a CDS encoding small, acid-soluble spore protein, alpha/beta type, which encodes MGRKRRGVMSEHLKIEAAKELGIYDTVQQEGWGGITAKDAGNIVKRALQIAERAMANQER